One window of Agromyces rhizosphaerae genomic DNA carries:
- a CDS encoding nitroreductase family protein codes for MTIDHAGIADAHPRTADTRTPLLDVLAERWSPRSFDAGAAIEARALDAALEAARWAPSASNSQPWRFIVGRRGTPTFGRIHAALASGNQAWADKAAALIVNVAETTDLDGSPRPWSHYDLGQSVAYLAAQAHHDGLHAHQMGGFDRDAVRGAFGLDERFDPVSVIAIGALASPDALPERLREREVAPRRRMPLDELVLHRD; via the coding sequence ATGACGATCGACCACGCCGGCATCGCGGACGCGCATCCCCGCACCGCTGACACCCGCACCCCCCTGCTCGACGTGCTGGCCGAGCGGTGGAGTCCCCGTTCGTTCGACGCCGGCGCGGCGATCGAGGCCAGGGCCCTCGACGCGGCGCTGGAGGCCGCACGCTGGGCACCCTCGGCGAGCAACTCGCAGCCGTGGCGGTTCATCGTCGGCCGTCGCGGCACCCCCACGTTCGGGCGCATCCACGCGGCGCTCGCGAGCGGCAACCAGGCGTGGGCCGACAAGGCGGCCGCGCTCATCGTCAACGTCGCCGAGACGACAGACCTCGACGGATCACCCCGTCCGTGGAGCCACTACGACCTCGGCCAGTCGGTCGCCTACCTCGCCGCGCAGGCCCACCACGACGGGCTGCACGCGCACCAGATGGGCGGCTTCGATCGCGACGCGGTGCGCGGCGCGTTCGGGCTCGACGAGCGGTTCGACCCCGTCTCGGTCATCGCGATCGGCGCCCTGGCGAGCCCCGACGCGCTGCCGGAGCGACTGCGCGAGCGCGAGGTCGCCCCGCGCCGGCGCATGCCGCTCGACGAACTCGTGCTGCACCGCGACTGA
- a CDS encoding threonine aldolase family protein, with protein sequence MTARLHDPALRGFASDNYSGVHPEVLEAIANANDGHQIAYGEDVYTTRLQEVFAQHFGEGVHAFPVFNGTGANVTALQAMLPRWGAVVCTSTAHIHTDEGGAPERVAGLKLLPVPTPDGKLTPELIDREAWGWGDEHRAQPLVVSITQTTELGTAYTVDEVRAIADHVHARGMKLHMDGARIANAAATLDAPLRAFTTDAGVDVLSFGGTKNGLLYGEAVVVLSDDALELAGTTGPDSIRYLRKLNMQLTSKMRFVSAQLIALLEGDLWLRNATHSNTMARRLRGALEAGVEAGELPGLEFSQPTQSNAVFATLPAGVADRLRDVFRFYDWDAARGEVRWMCAFDTLADDVDAFVSAIRAELTRA encoded by the coding sequence GTGACCGCACGACTGCACGACCCCGCCCTCCGGGGCTTCGCCTCCGACAACTACTCCGGCGTGCACCCCGAGGTGCTCGAGGCCATCGCGAACGCGAACGACGGCCACCAGATCGCCTACGGCGAGGACGTGTACACGACCCGCCTGCAGGAGGTGTTCGCCCAGCACTTCGGCGAGGGCGTGCACGCCTTCCCGGTGTTCAACGGCACGGGCGCGAACGTCACCGCCCTGCAGGCGATGTTGCCCCGATGGGGTGCGGTGGTCTGCACGAGCACGGCGCACATCCACACCGACGAGGGCGGCGCGCCCGAGCGCGTGGCGGGCCTGAAGCTCCTGCCGGTGCCCACTCCCGACGGCAAGCTCACTCCCGAGCTCATCGATCGCGAGGCGTGGGGCTGGGGCGACGAGCACCGCGCCCAGCCGCTGGTCGTCTCCATCACGCAGACCACCGAACTCGGCACGGCCTACACGGTCGACGAGGTGCGGGCCATCGCCGACCACGTGCACGCGCGCGGCATGAAGCTGCACATGGACGGCGCGCGTATCGCGAACGCCGCCGCCACCCTCGACGCGCCGCTGCGCGCCTTCACGACCGACGCGGGCGTCGACGTGCTGAGCTTCGGCGGCACGAAGAACGGCCTGCTCTACGGCGAGGCCGTCGTGGTGCTCTCCGACGACGCGCTGGAGCTCGCGGGCACCACCGGCCCCGATTCGATCAGGTACCTGCGCAAGCTCAACATGCAGCTCACCTCGAAGATGCGCTTCGTCTCCGCACAGCTGATCGCGCTCCTCGAGGGTGACCTCTGGCTGCGCAACGCGACGCACTCGAACACCATGGCGAGGCGCCTGCGCGGAGCACTCGAGGCGGGTGTCGAGGCGGGCGAGCTGCCGGGCCTGGAGTTCAGCCAGCCGACCCAGTCGAACGCGGTGTTCGCGACCCTGCCCGCCGGCGTCGCCGACCGCCTGCGCGACGTGTTCCGGTTCTACGACTGGGATGCCGCGCGCGGCGAGGTGCGCTGGATGTGCGCGTTCGACACGCTCGCCGACGACGTGGACGCCTTCGTGTCGGCGATCCGCGCGGAGCTCACCCGCGCCTGA
- a CDS encoding VOC family protein, translating to MTAVLAASDLDRARTFWHDVFGLDPVLSDVTGDYYAVGGTSVLVYPTSFAGTAKNTTLSLLTDDIAADMAEFRARGVVFHEYDLEDGPQTVDGVADFEGSRAAWFDDSEGNIIALMQPSEEILAKVAAGSA from the coding sequence ATGACCGCCGTCCTGGCGGCATCCGACCTCGACCGCGCCCGCACCTTCTGGCATGACGTGTTCGGCCTCGACCCGGTGCTCTCCGACGTCACCGGCGACTACTACGCCGTCGGCGGCACGAGCGTGCTCGTCTACCCGACGTCGTTCGCCGGCACCGCGAAGAACACCACGCTGTCGCTGCTCACCGACGACATCGCCGCCGACATGGCCGAGTTCCGCGCGCGCGGCGTGGTCTTCCACGAGTACGACCTGGAGGACGGCCCGCAGACGGTCGACGGCGTCGCCGACTTCGAGGGGTCGCGGGCCGCCTGGTTCGACGACAGCGAGGGCAACATCATCGCGCTCATGCAGCCGTCGGAGGAGATCCTGGCGAAGGTCGCGGCGGGGTCCGCCTGA
- a CDS encoding ABC transporter permease — translation MSRVAGQSEVAHDARPTAPGFAASAWLVAVREILVRLRSVAFVVSTAIIVLAALAAVVIGSVASSNAEPPSVAAVGEARAALAGTDVLQVVDADDTTEAERLLRDGEVDAIVVPDALVPEIVPDAEPGASPVGITVIGLEGPPGSVVQALSVPPNVAVLDPGDQDPALVYFVSLGFGLVFFMSALTFGQIIAQSVVEEKQTRVVEVLLSAIPVRTLLTGKVVGNSVLAFTQIVVISGLALLGLAATGQRVLFGELGPSVLWFIVFFLFGFVMLASLFAAAAAMVSRAEDVGTTTTPVTMLVMIPYFLVVFFNSNETVLAVMSYVPFSAPVGMPVRVFLGTAEWWEPLLSLAILVATTALAILIGSRIYGNALLRMGGRVKLREALGR, via the coding sequence ATGAGCCGCGTCGCCGGGCAGTCCGAGGTCGCACACGACGCCCGACCGACCGCACCCGGGTTCGCCGCGAGCGCGTGGCTCGTCGCGGTACGCGAGATCCTGGTGCGCCTGCGCAGCGTCGCCTTCGTCGTGTCGACCGCCATCATCGTCCTCGCCGCGCTCGCGGCGGTGGTGATCGGCAGCGTCGCGAGCTCGAACGCCGAACCGCCGAGCGTGGCCGCCGTCGGCGAGGCCCGGGCTGCGCTCGCCGGCACCGACGTGCTGCAGGTCGTCGACGCCGACGACACCACCGAGGCCGAGCGTCTGCTGCGCGACGGGGAGGTCGACGCGATCGTCGTGCCCGACGCGCTCGTGCCCGAGATCGTGCCCGACGCCGAGCCCGGGGCATCACCCGTCGGCATCACCGTGATCGGGCTCGAGGGTCCGCCGGGTTCGGTCGTACAGGCCCTCTCGGTGCCGCCGAACGTGGCGGTGCTCGACCCGGGCGATCAGGATCCGGCGCTCGTCTACTTCGTCTCCCTCGGCTTCGGACTGGTGTTCTTCATGTCAGCGCTGACGTTCGGCCAGATCATCGCGCAGAGCGTGGTCGAGGAGAAGCAGACGCGGGTGGTCGAGGTGCTGCTCTCGGCGATCCCGGTGCGCACGCTGCTCACCGGCAAGGTGGTGGGCAACAGCGTGCTCGCGTTCACCCAGATCGTGGTCATCTCGGGGCTCGCGCTGCTCGGCCTGGCCGCCACCGGGCAACGCGTGCTGTTCGGCGAGCTCGGTCCGAGCGTGCTCTGGTTCATCGTCTTCTTCCTGTTCGGGTTCGTGATGCTCGCGTCCCTCTTCGCGGCCGCGGCGGCCATGGTCTCGCGCGCAGAGGACGTCGGCACCACGACCACCCCGGTGACGATGCTGGTGATGATCCCGTACTTCCTCGTGGTGTTCTTCAACAGCAACGAGACGGTGCTCGCGGTCATGAGCTACGTGCCGTTCTCCGCACCGGTCGGCATGCCCGTGCGCGTGTTCCTCGGCACCGCCGAGTGGTGGGAGCCGCTCCTCTCGCTCGCGATCCTCGTCGCGACCACGGCGCTCGCGATCCTCATCGGCAGCCGCATCTACGGCAACGCCCTGCTGCGCATGGGCGGGCGGGTGAAGCTGCGCGAGGCGCTCGGGCGCTGA
- a CDS encoding ABC transporter ATP-binding protein has translation MLRLDHVSKSYGERLALDDVSFTVAPGRLTGFVGGNGAGKTTAMRIVLGVLAADGGTVTLDGRGLTRTDRQRFGYMPEERGLYPKMKVLEQLVYFARLHGWAPAAARRNALELLERLSLGERRDDKLETLSLGNQQRAQIAAALVHRPEVLVLDEPFSGLDPIAVEAVQQVLTDAAAAGAPVLFSSHQLDIVERLCDDLVIIAGGRIAAAGGRDALRESHRSSRYELLLDADVGWLREVPGVEVVDSDGGWALFDVDADATRQAVLRRAVEHGEVVGFTREQTTLAQIFREVVR, from the coding sequence ATGCTCCGGCTCGACCACGTCTCCAAGTCGTACGGCGAGCGTCTCGCCCTCGACGACGTCTCCTTCACCGTCGCCCCCGGGCGCCTGACCGGATTCGTCGGCGGCAACGGCGCCGGCAAGACCACGGCCATGCGCATCGTGCTCGGCGTGCTCGCCGCCGACGGCGGCACGGTGACGCTGGACGGGCGCGGGCTGACCCGGACCGACCGCCAGCGGTTCGGGTACATGCCCGAGGAGCGCGGGCTCTACCCCAAGATGAAGGTGCTCGAGCAGCTCGTCTACTTCGCGCGGCTGCACGGCTGGGCGCCCGCCGCCGCGCGCCGCAACGCGCTCGAGCTGCTCGAACGCCTCTCACTCGGCGAGCGCAGGGACGACAAGCTCGAGACCCTGTCGCTCGGCAACCAGCAGCGCGCCCAGATCGCCGCCGCGCTCGTGCACAGGCCCGAGGTGCTCGTGCTCGACGAGCCGTTCTCGGGGCTCGACCCCATCGCGGTCGAGGCGGTGCAGCAGGTGCTGACGGATGCTGCGGCAGCCGGCGCGCCCGTGCTCTTCTCGTCGCACCAGCTCGACATCGTCGAGCGCCTCTGCGACGACCTCGTGATCATCGCGGGCGGCCGCATCGCCGCGGCGGGCGGGCGGGACGCGCTCCGCGAGTCGCACCGTTCGTCGCGCTACGAGCTGCTGCTCGACGCCGACGTGGGCTGGCTGCGCGAGGTGCCGGGCGTCGAGGTGGTCGACAGCGACGGCGGGTGGGCGCTGTTCGACGTCGATGCGGATGCCACGAGGCAGGCCGTGCTGCGCCGCGCCGTCGAGCACGGCGAGGTGGTCGGCTTCACCCGCGAGCAGACCACGCTCGCCCAGATCTTCCGCGAGGTCGTCCGATGA
- a CDS encoding PIG-L family deacetylase — protein sequence MRKRTVALITVSAVVAAALGAAYWAGRDLFHMPTATGVDSVIGEVGGERVLGVFAHPDDEQTVNGLFWRAKQHDGAETALITATRGEAGHQVPTVARQQDLGIVREAEALKNSFNLGVDEHDVWHYPDGGVPEVDEEELVERIADAMRDFRPDVVVTFWPESGATGHADHMEIGRATELAIGQVAASAGPYTGPDTIVYTISPTKALTMFGGETGAFVAANQPDPDYAMPAEVGKKFEGWQIHASQRDFMPASYILPTWVIYALWDHEFYTVRDLAADPLG from the coding sequence ATGCGCAAGCGCACCGTCGCGCTCATCACCGTCTCCGCCGTCGTCGCCGCCGCCCTGGGCGCCGCGTACTGGGCCGGACGCGACCTGTTCCACATGCCCACCGCGACCGGCGTCGACTCGGTGATCGGCGAGGTCGGCGGCGAGCGCGTGCTCGGCGTCTTCGCCCACCCCGACGACGAGCAGACCGTGAACGGCCTGTTCTGGCGGGCGAAGCAACACGACGGCGCCGAGACCGCGCTGATCACCGCGACCCGCGGCGAGGCCGGGCACCAGGTGCCGACGGTCGCCCGGCAGCAGGACCTCGGCATCGTGCGCGAGGCCGAGGCGCTGAAGAACAGCTTCAACCTGGGCGTCGACGAGCACGACGTGTGGCACTACCCCGACGGCGGCGTGCCCGAGGTCGACGAGGAGGAGCTGGTCGAGCGCATCGCCGACGCCATGCGCGACTTCCGCCCCGACGTCGTGGTGACGTTCTGGCCCGAGTCGGGCGCGACGGGCCACGCCGACCACATGGAGATCGGGCGGGCGACGGAGCTCGCGATCGGGCAGGTCGCGGCATCCGCCGGCCCCTACACCGGGCCGGACACCATCGTGTACACGATCAGCCCGACCAAGGCGCTCACGATGTTCGGCGGCGAGACCGGCGCGTTCGTCGCCGCGAACCAGCCCGACCCCGACTACGCGATGCCCGCCGAGGTGGGCAAGAAGTTCGAGGGCTGGCAGATCCACGCCTCGCAGCGCGACTTCATGCCGGCCTCGTACATCCTGCCGACCTGGGTGATCTACGCCCTCTGGGACCACGAGTTCTACACGGTGCGCGACCTCGCGGCCGACCCGCTCGGCTGA